From Saccharothrix espanaensis DSM 44229, the proteins below share one genomic window:
- the pip gene encoding prolyl aminopeptidase, which translates to MYPEIEPYERGMLDVGDGHQVYWEVCGNPDGKPAVVLHGGPGSGCSPNQRRYFDPAAYRIVLFDQRGCGRSTPHASTPVVDLSTNTTDHLIADLELLRTTLGIDRWLVFAASWGSVLGLVYAVRHPGRVSAMVHAGVATGQHAETELLVNGLGPMFPEAHARFREAAGNPAGSLTAAYRELLTDPDPAVHQAAADAWCAWEDALVPLSPDNSRFDPPWYRLAFARLVAHYWSQGSFLPDDYVYDNGDRLTGIPGVVVQGELDLSNLIGTPWLLAKAWPEAELVMIRDTAHGGSASMSAARVAATDRFR; encoded by the coding sequence ATGTACCCGGAGATCGAGCCGTACGAGCGCGGGATGCTCGACGTCGGCGACGGGCACCAGGTGTACTGGGAGGTCTGCGGCAACCCGGACGGCAAGCCGGCCGTCGTGCTGCACGGCGGCCCCGGGTCGGGGTGCAGCCCCAACCAGCGCCGCTACTTCGACCCGGCGGCATACCGGATCGTGCTGTTCGACCAGCGCGGGTGCGGGCGCAGCACCCCGCACGCGAGCACGCCCGTCGTGGACCTGTCGACCAACACCACCGACCACCTGATCGCCGACCTGGAACTGCTGCGCACCACGCTCGGCATCGACCGGTGGCTGGTGTTCGCCGCGTCCTGGGGTTCGGTGCTGGGCCTGGTGTACGCCGTGCGGCACCCCGGCCGGGTCTCGGCGATGGTGCACGCCGGGGTCGCCACCGGGCAGCACGCCGAGACCGAGCTGCTGGTGAACGGGCTCGGGCCGATGTTCCCCGAGGCGCACGCCCGGTTCCGGGAAGCCGCCGGCAACCCGGCGGGCAGCCTGACCGCCGCGTACCGGGAGCTGCTCACGGACCCGGATCCGGCCGTGCACCAGGCGGCGGCGGACGCGTGGTGCGCGTGGGAGGACGCCCTGGTCCCCCTCTCACCGGACAACTCGCGCTTCGACCCGCCGTGGTATCGGCTGGCGTTCGCCCGACTGGTCGCCCACTACTGGTCCCAGGGCTCGTTCCTGCCCGACGACTACGTGTACGACAACGGCGACCGCCTGACCGGCATCCCGGGCGTGGTCGTGCAGGGCGAACTCGACCTGTCGAACCTCATCGGCACGCCGTGGCTGCTCGCCAAGGCGTGGCCGGAGGCGGAGCTGGTCATGATCCGGGACACGGCGCACGGCGGCAGTGCGAGCATGTCCGCAGCCAGGGTCGCCGCCACGGACCGGTTCCGGTGA
- a CDS encoding toll/interleukin-1 receptor domain-containing protein — MFERFTERAQYVTVLAKKEAELLHHGYIGTEHLLIGLLLERSGSAARVLMSLGLSPQHCVRHVVDIVGRGREQVRGHLPFTPRAKRAMDQAVRQATALGHGRISTEHLLLGVLDEDEGVAAEVLVRSAVSLDDARERLLAVMSGYELPAPRIPAAVYVSYLRPDDRHVAGRIADWLHHSLGGDQVVLDAEEAVEGSDAVVVVISPQWAPHWPMSQELEVAAAWGIRIVPVLVDGARMPAVLPEGLAALVEPPAIEIGHDTFRQDMTALTERLQ, encoded by the coding sequence ATGTTCGAGAGGTTCACCGAGCGGGCGCAGTACGTGACCGTGTTGGCGAAGAAGGAGGCCGAACTCCTGCACCACGGCTACATCGGCACCGAGCACCTGCTCATCGGGCTGCTGCTGGAGCGCTCCGGCAGCGCCGCGCGGGTGCTGATGTCGCTGGGGCTGTCCCCGCAGCACTGCGTGCGGCACGTGGTGGACATCGTCGGCCGCGGCCGCGAGCAGGTCCGCGGCCACTTACCGTTCACGCCGCGCGCGAAACGGGCGATGGACCAGGCCGTGCGGCAGGCGACCGCGTTGGGGCACGGGCGGATCTCGACCGAGCACCTGCTGCTGGGCGTGCTGGACGAGGACGAGGGCGTGGCCGCCGAGGTGCTGGTGCGCTCGGCGGTCTCGCTGGACGACGCGCGCGAGCGGCTGCTGGCCGTGATGTCCGGCTACGAACTGCCCGCACCGCGGATCCCGGCGGCGGTCTACGTGAGCTACCTGCGGCCCGACGACCGGCACGTCGCGGGGCGGATCGCGGACTGGCTGCACCACTCGCTCGGCGGCGACCAGGTGGTGCTGGACGCGGAGGAGGCGGTGGAGGGCAGCGACGCGGTGGTGGTCGTGATCAGCCCGCAGTGGGCCCCGCACTGGCCGATGTCGCAGGAACTGGAGGTCGCGGCGGCGTGGGGGATCCGGATCGTGCCGGTGCTGGTCGACGGGGCGCGGATGCCGGCCGTGCTGCCGGAGGGCCTGGCCGCGCTGGTGGAGCCGCCCGCGATCGAGATCGGCCACGACACGTTCCGGCAGGACATGACGGCGCTGACCGAGCGGTTGCAGTGA